The window GGTCGGCGTCGGCCGGATGCTGGACCAGCCATTTCTCCGCCTGCTGGATCAGCGGCAGGGCCTGGCCAGGCGCCGCACACTCGGCGTAGCGCTGCACCAGGCGCGCATCCCAGTTCACCTTGAGCGCTTCCTCGACGATCTTGCGCGCCTCGTCCTGCTTGCCCAGCGCGGCGAAATAGCGCGCCGCCGGCTCGGCGATGCGCACCGCGCGGCGCTCGTCGGCCGACAGGGTACGCCAGAAGTCCTGCAGCGCCTCGGCATCCTGGCGCCGTTCCTCCAGCATCGCTTCGCAGGCCATCTGCTTGAGCCGCAGCGCCAGCACCGGGTGCAGGGCGTTGCGCTTCTCCAGAGCGCGCGCCAGGCGCAGCACTTCGGACCAGTTCTTCAGGTGCTGGTGGGCGCGCAGCGCGATGCGCTGCACGTGGATCTGCCGCCCGCCCTGGGCCTGCAGCTGCGCGATGGTCTCCAGCGCGCCCTCGGCATCGCGCGCGTCGACCAGCAGCTCGGCCATCGACACCAGCCGGGCCTGCTCGCGCTCCGGATCGGTGACCTGCTCCATCCACTTGTCGCGCCGCTCCGACTCCTGCATGCGGTGCGCCGCGCGCGCGCCGATCAGTGCCGCCGTCTGTGCCTGCGCGGGCCATGCCTGGGCTTCCCGTGCCGCGCGCTCGGCGCGGGCGAAGCGGCCCGCGAACAGGTTCTCGATGGCCTCGCGCAGCGCCGCCTGGGCGCCCGACATGCGCTTGCGCTCACGGTAGGCAGCGGCACGGCGCGGCATTTCCGAGAGGTGCCGCGCCGCCGAGAACAGCGTCCACAGCACGAAGAAGACCAGCAGCAGCAGTGCCAGCGCCAGGTTCAGCGACAGCTCGACCCGGTACGGCGGGTAGAACAGCACCACATTGCTTTGGTTGAACTGCGTGAACAACGCCAGGCCGACCGCGCCGCCGAACAGCAGCGCCACCCAGAACAGAAGCCGCATGCGCTACTCCTTCTTGAGCGCGTGCAGCGCGCCGAGGCTGTCGGCCATGGTCGGCAGCTGTACCGTGACGGCGCCGGCCTGCGCCTGCTTGAGCAGGGTCTGCACACCCTGGACACGGCGCGCGTGGCCGTCGAAGTAGCGTGCGATCATGGCCTGCGCCGCCGCCAGGTCGTTGCGGAACACCGGTTCGTTGCGCGACAGCAGGGCCAGGCGCGCGTTGAGCAGGCGCAGCTTGACGTTCTCGCGCAGGAACCAGCCCTGGTCGCCGGACAGCAGCAGGGCCTCAGCGTCGTCCACGCGGCGCACCCGCACCACGCTGGCGAGTTCCTCGCGCAGGTCGCCCCACAGGCCGCCGAACCAGCCGGCGATCGCATGGCCGGCCTGCTGGGCCGGCGTCGCCGGGCCGCCCGGGCCGCCGTCCTTCGCTGCCTTGCGGGCAGCCTTGCGCGCGTCGGCTTCGCTGCGCTCGAGCATGCGCTCGCTCGACAGCAGCGGCAGCGCGTCGACCTGGTTGATGGCTTCGTCGAGCTTGATCGCGGCGCCGGTCAGGTCGGTATCGGGCACCGCCTTCATGCGGGCGATATCGCGCGCGAGGGCCCGGCGCAGCAGGTTGTACTGCGGCTTGTCGGTACGCGCCAGGCGCGCGTCGGCGCTCTGCAGCGCGGCCAGCGCGACCTGCACGTTGCCCGTGAACTGCAGTTGCTGACCGGCATTGGTCAGCAACTGCTGGATCTCAGCGATCTCCCAGTCGTCGCGGTTGCGCATCAGGTCCTGGTAGACCTGCTCGAGGGCGGCCTGCTTGTCACGCGTCTCGGCGACCTCGCCTTCCAACCCGCCCACCTTGCCCTGCAGGTCCTTGACGGTGTCCTGCGCATTGCGCGTCAGCACGCGCGACTCCTGCACCAGCGCGTCGTTGCTCTGCTGGCGTCGCGCCAGTTCCTGGGTCAGGTGGTCGATGCGCTGCTGAAGCCACCAGAAGCCGCCGCCGGTAGCCAGCAGCAGCACCACGAGCAGCAGCCACCAGGGATTGGCCCGGGAACTGCCGGCGGCCGGCGGCGCGGCCGCGGAGCCGGGAACGGATGCGGTGGAGGACGGGTTGTCTTGCGTCACGCGTTCGACCTTGATGGAGGTTGCCGACAGCGGCTGCGCTGCCGGCGCGGGCTGGGGCGGGCCCGCATAGGATTCGGCCCACTGCCGGCAGGCGGCCAGCAGGCCGTCGTCCCCGGGCGCCGCGCGCAGCAGCCGTGCGAAGCCCAGTGCGCCGGCCTGTTCGGCAATTCTCGCATGCGGCGCGATGCACTGCACCTGGTGCAGGCAGGCAAGTTCCTGCGGCGACAGGTGCTGGCGCGCCAGGGCATCGAGGTTGCGCACCGCTTCCGAGCTGGTCAGCAGCCAGGCCTGCGGCGGCGCACCGGGACGCAGGCCGTCCCGCACCGCTTGCCATTGCAGGGGGCCGGGCTCGGGCACGGCCCGCCGGTAGGCTTCGACCGCTTGCACCTCGGCGCCGGCCTCGCGCAAGCGCTCGGCCAGCCAGTCGCGCCCGCCGTTGCCGCGCACCAGCAGCACCTCGCGCCCGGCCAGCGCCGCCAGGTCGAGCGCGCTGCCGAGCTGCGCCCACAGTGCCTCGGAATCGAAGCGCGGCGCGTCGGCGGCCTCGCCGCCCTGGGCCGCGTGCTCGCCCGGGCCATTGTCGTCCGCGCCGCCGTCGGCGGCGCCCGCCGGCGCGATCACCTGCTCGCGCGGCGCGCCGATGCCACGCTGCGCCAGTGCCGCGACGCTGGCGGGCCCGACCACCGCGATGGGCACGCCCACCGGCCATTGCGGCACGGCCGCGCCCTGCACTTCGGCCAGCGCGTCCAGCGCATGGCTGATCGCGTTCGGACTGACGAAGACCACCAGCGCGAAGTCGGCCAGCCGGGCCAGTGCGGCGCGCAGCGGTGCCGGGTCGGCGGCCGGCCCGATCGCCAGCAGCGGGAAGCCCAGCACGTCCAGGCCCGCGGCCTGCAAGGCCTCGGTCAGGTGCCGGGACTGCCCGGCGGGTCGTGTCACGACGACGGTCGGGCGAGGCATGCGACGAACCTCAGGTGGGGGAATCGGAAGGGGCAGGGGCAGCGGCGGAACCGGCCGGGCCGGCCGGATCGGCCAGCGCGGCCAGGATGTCGCCGGCCCCCTGCGCCAGCAGTTCATCGCCCACGCCGGCGCCGAGGCGCTCGGCCTCCGCTGCGCTGGCGGCCGGACCGGCCGCGCTCGCCCGCAGGCAGCGCGTGCCGTCCGGCAGCGCGACGAAGGCATCGAGGCGCAGCTGCGTGCCGTCCCAGCGTGCATGGGCGGCCAGCGGCACCTGGCAGGAGCCGCCGAGCGCGCGCGAGACGGCCCGCTCGGCCGTCACCGCCAGGAACGTGGGTTTGTCGTTGAGCGGTGCCAGCCAGGCGGCCAGCCCGGGCCGGTCGGCGCGGATCTCGATGCCCAGCGCCCCCTGCCCGGCGGCGGGCAGCGAATCTTCCGGTGCCAGCAGCGCACGGATGCGTGCCCCCAGGCCGAGCCGCTTGAGGCCTGCCGCGGCCAGGATGATGGCGCCGTAGTCGCCGCGGTCCAGCTTGGCCAGGCGCGTGTCGAGATTGCCGCGCAGCGGCCGGATCTCCAGATGCGGGTAGCGCGCGCGCAGGGCCGCTTCGCGGCGCAGGCTGGAGGTGCCGACCACGGTGCCCGGCGGCATCTCTGCGAGCGAGGCGAAGCGCTCGCTGACCAGCGCGTCGCGCGGATCCTCGCGTGTCATCACCGCCGCCAGGGTGAAGCCCGCCGGCAGTTCCATCGGTACGTCCTTGAGCGAATGCACCGCCAGGTCGGCACGGCCCTCGGCCATCGCCACCTCCAGCTCCTTGACGAACAGGCCCTTGCCGCCGACCTTGGACAGAGTCCGGTCTAGAATCTGGTCGCCGCGCGTGGTCATGCCCAGAATGGACACATCGCACGCGGGGTAGTATTGTTGCAACGCAGCACGCACATGTTCGGCCTGCCAGAGTGCCAGACGGCTTTCACGGGAGGCGATCACGAGCTTGCGCGGCACAGCAGTTGCGGTATCGGTGGTAGACGGCGGGGTGGCGGATGCATGCATCCGGCAATGGTAGCACGCACCCCCTGCGCCACCCGGCGCCGACAGATCACAGAAGACCACGAGGAGATTGCATGACGCAGCCCGCTGCGCGCCCCGCCGGCCGAGGAGCCGCCTCGGCCGCCCGTAGCCCCGCCCCCGCTTCCGGCCAACCCGCCGACCCCCAGGAATCCAAACCCTCCCCGCGCCGCAGGACAGCGAAATCCGCCAAGGCAAGCGGCACGGCGACCACCGCCAAGGTGACCGGTAAGACACCCGCCGCCAATGCGGCGTCGATCGGCAAGGCTGCCGGCGCGACCCGTGCCGCAGTGGAAGGCACCACCGGCTCCGCTGCGCGCCGCAGCGCCGACAAGGACCTGCCGCTGCGCGAGGACATCCGCTTCCTCGGCCGCCTGCTCGGCGACTGCCTGCGCGAGCAGGAAGGCGAGGCGGCCTTCGACGTGGTCGAAACCATCCGCCAGACCGCGGTGCGCTTCCGCCGCGAGAACGACCGCGCCGCGGGTGCCGAACTCGACCGCCTGCTCAAGCGGCTGTCGCGCGACCAGACCAACTCGGTGGTACGCGCCTTCAGCTACTTCTCGCACCTGGCCAATATCGCCGAGGACCAGCACCACAACCGCCGCCGCCGCGTGCACGCGCTGGCCGGCTCGCCACCGCAGCCGGGCAGCCTGGAGCGCGCGCTGGCCGATATCGATGCCGCCGGAGTGACCGGGAAGGCACTGCGCAAGTTCTTCGACGAGGCACTGATCGTGCCGGTGCTGACCGCCCACCCGACCGAGGTGCAGCGCAAGAGCATCCTCGACGCCGAACGCGAGATCGCCCGCCTGCTGGCCGAGCGCGACCTGCCCATGACCGCGCGTGAGCGCGAACAGAACACGGCGCGCCTGCGCGCCTGCGTGACCACGCTGTGGCAGACCCGCATGCTGCGCAACACGCGCCTGATGGTGGTCGACGAGATCGAGAACGCGCTGTCGTACTACCGCACGACCTTCCTGCGCGGCATCCCGCAACTCGTCAGCGAGCTGGAGGACGATATCGCCAAGGCCTTCCCGGCCGCCCGCAAGGGCCAGGGCAATGTCCCCGCGCGCCGGCTGCCGCCCTTCTTCCAGATGGGCACGTGGATCGGCGGCGACCGCGACGGCAATCCCAACGTCACCGCCGAGACGCTGAATTACGCGGCGCGGCAGCAGTCGATGCTGATCCTGGAGTGGTATCTCGACGAGCTGCACGCGCTGGGCGCCGAACTGTCGATGTCGAGCCTGATGGTGGAGGCCAGCCCCGCCTTGCTGGCCCTGGCCGAAGCCTCGCCCGACCGCTCCGAACACCGCGCCGACGAGCCCTACCGCCGCGCGCTGATCGGCATCTACGCGCGCCTTGCCGCCACCAGCCAGGCCCTGACAGGCCACGCCGCGCCGCGCCACCCGGTGGCCGACGCCGAACCATACGCCAATGCCGAGGCGCTGGCCGCCGACGTGCAGGTGGTGATCGATTCGCTGCGCGCCCACCACGGCGAGGCACTGGCGCGCACCCGCATCGACGCGCTGGCGCGCGCCATCGACATCTTCGGCTTCCATCTGGCCTCGATCGACATGCGCCAGGTCTCCGACGTGCACGAGGCGGTGGTTGCCGAGCTGTTCGCCACCTCCGGGGTGGAGGCCGATTACGCCGCCCTGCCCGAGGCGCGCAAGCTCGAGCTGCTGCTCGCCGAACTGCGCCAGCCGCGCCTGCTGACCCTGCCCTGGCACGCTTATTCCGAGCAGACCCGCAACGAGCTGGCCATCTTCGCCAAGGCGCGCGAACTGCGTGCCCGCTACGGCAAGCGCGTGGCGCGCAACTACATCATCTCGCACACCGAGACGCTGTCCGACCTGATCGAGGTGATGCTGCTGCAGAAGGAAACCGGCCTGCTGACCGGCGCACTGGGCGACCGGCGCGACCCGGCGCGCATGGAACTGATGGTGATCCCCCTGTTCGAGACCATCGAGGACTTGCGCAATGCCGCCGGCATCATGCAGTCGCTGCTGGACCTGCCGGGCTTCGCCTCGGTGCTGGCCCACCACGGCGGCGAGCAGGAAGTGATGCTGGGCTATTCGGATTCCAACAAGGACGGCGGCTTCCTCACCTCGAACTGGGAGCTCTACCAGGCCGAGCTGGCCCTGGTCCAGCTGTTCGAGGCGCGCAAGGTCAAGCTGCGCCTGTTCCACGGCCGCGGCGGCACCGTCGGACGCGGCGGTGGCCCGACCTACCAGGCCATCCTGTCGCAGCCGCCAGGCACGGTCAACGGCCAGATCCGCCTGACCGAGCAGGGCGAGATCATCAACAGCAAGTTCGCCAACGCCGAGATCGGCCGGCGCAACCTGGAGACGGTGATCGCCGCCACGCTGGAGGCCTCGCTGCTGCCGACACAGAACGCTCCCAAGGACCTGGCCGCCTTCGAGGCGGCAATGCAGCAGTTGTCCGACCACGCCTTCCGCGCCTACCGCGACCTGGTCTACGAGACGCCGGGCTTCAAGGACTACTTCTTCTCCACCACGCCGATCACCGAGATCGCCGACCTGAACCTGGGTTCGCGGCCGGCTTCGCGCAAGCTGATGGACAAGAAAGGCCGCCGCATCGAAGACCTGCGCGCCATTCCCTGGGGCTTCTCCTGGGGCCAGTGCCGCCTGCTGCTGCCTGGCTGGTACGGCTTCGGCAGCGCGGTCAAGGCCATGCTCGACGGCTGCGCCGACGAGCGCGCCCACAAGGCTGCGCTGGGTACCCTGCGGCGCATGGTCAAGCAATGGCCGTTCTTCTCCACGCTGCTGTCCAATATGGACATGGTGCTGTCCAAGACGGACCTGGCGGTGGCCTCGCGCTACGCCCAGCTGTGCGATGACGCGGCGCTGCGCAAGAAAGTGTTCTCGCGCATCAGCGCCGAATGGCACCTGACCTGCGAGATGCTGGCGCTGATCACGGGCCGCCAGGAACGGCTGGCGGAGAACCCGCTGCTGGCGCGCTCGATCAAGAACCGCTTCGCCTACCTCGATCCGCTGAACCACCTGCAGGTCGAGCTGCTCAAGCGCTTCCGCTCGGGCAAGGACGGCGACGATATCCGCGTCCGGCGCGGCATCCACCTGACCATCAACGGCGTCGCGGCCGGCCTGCGCAACACAGGCTGACGCAAGATCCCCGGCCCGCCCCCGCCCCGGCAAGGAAGCGGACCGGGGGCGCCGGGCCCTGCCCCATGCGCCTTGCAGCCCCCCCCGGCGGCGGGCGCGCCCTCAATCCACGAAAGCCCCTGGCACCGGGTCCTCGCCCAGCGCGGACAGCAGGATGGCCCGGTGCATGGCTTCGTCGCCCAGGATGCTGCCGGCCGCCTTGGCCAGGTGCCGGCTGTGGAAGCTGGGCAGCACCCCCAGCTAGGCCGCGGTCGCGCCTTTTTCCAGCCGGCGGCAAAGCGCAGCACATCGGCCGGCGTCTTGAGCTGCGAACGCCCGTGCCGGGGAAACCGTGGTGAGGCGCCTGGAGCACCTTTCCCTGGATCCCGCGCGGGCCCTGCAGCTCTGGGCGCTGCCTGCCCTGGAGCGCCCGCCCGCGCTGGCCGTCAGCATCGAGCCGCCGGCAGGCTCGCCCAGCCCCGATGATCCGAGCGGCCCGATCGTCTTCCAGGGCCAGGTGATCGACAGCGCGCTCTGAGCGCGCGCGGCTGGCCTTCGCTGCATCTCCTTTCTCCGGTGGGCGCGATGGCGGCCGGCCACGGCGATATAATCGCGCTTTCCGCAATTTCCGCCGCCTGCCGGGCTTCGTGCCGGCGCCGCGGCGACATTCCGCACCGACCGCCCATGACCTCCCAACTTGCC of the Cupriavidus malaysiensis genome contains:
- a CDS encoding heme biosynthesis HemY N-terminal domain-containing protein, which translates into the protein MRLLFWVALLFGGAVGLALFTQFNQSNVVLFYPPYRVELSLNLALALLLLVFFVLWTLFSAARHLSEMPRRAAAYRERKRMSGAQAALREAIENLFAGRFARAERAAREAQAWPAQAQTAALIGARAAHRMQESERRDKWMEQVTDPEREQARLVSMAELLVDARDAEGALETIAQLQAQGGRQIHVQRIALRAHQHLKNWSEVLRLARALEKRNALHPVLALRLKQMACEAMLEERRQDAEALQDFWRTLSADERRAVRIAEPAARYFAALGKQDEARKIVEEALKVNWDARLVQRYAECAAPGQALPLIQQAEKWLVQHPADADLYYTLGVLCLGEQLWGKAQSNFERALKYADTAQQVRLRVRSHLALGRLFEETDRLEEAQRHYRESAMLAA
- the hemDX gene encoding fused uroporphyrinogen-III synthase HemD/membrane protein HemX, whose translation is MPRPTVVVTRPAGQSRHLTEALQAAGLDVLGFPLLAIGPAADPAPLRAALARLADFALVVFVSPNAISHALDALAEVQGAAVPQWPVGVPIAVVGPASVAALAQRGIGAPREQVIAPAGAADGGADDNGPGEHAAQGGEAADAPRFDSEALWAQLGSALDLAALAGREVLLVRGNGGRDWLAERLREAGAEVQAVEAYRRAVPEPGPLQWQAVRDGLRPGAPPQAWLLTSSEAVRNLDALARQHLSPQELACLHQVQCIAPHARIAEQAGALGFARLLRAAPGDDGLLAACRQWAESYAGPPQPAPAAQPLSATSIKVERVTQDNPSSTASVPGSAAAPPAAGSSRANPWWLLLVVLLLATGGGFWWLQQRIDHLTQELARRQQSNDALVQESRVLTRNAQDTVKDLQGKVGGLEGEVAETRDKQAALEQVYQDLMRNRDDWEIAEIQQLLTNAGQQLQFTGNVQVALAALQSADARLARTDKPQYNLLRRALARDIARMKAVPDTDLTGAAIKLDEAINQVDALPLLSSERMLERSEADARKAARKAAKDGGPGGPATPAQQAGHAIAGWFGGLWGDLREELASVVRVRRVDDAEALLLSGDQGWFLRENVKLRLLNARLALLSRNEPVFRNDLAAAQAMIARYFDGHARRVQGVQTLLKQAQAGAVTVQLPTMADSLGALHALKKE
- the hemC gene encoding hydroxymethylbilane synthase, which codes for MHASATPPSTTDTATAVPRKLVIASRESRLALWQAEHVRAALQQYYPACDVSILGMTTRGDQILDRTLSKVGGKGLFVKELEVAMAEGRADLAVHSLKDVPMELPAGFTLAAVMTREDPRDALVSERFASLAEMPPGTVVGTSSLRREAALRARYPHLEIRPLRGNLDTRLAKLDRGDYGAIILAAAGLKRLGLGARIRALLAPEDSLPAAGQGALGIEIRADRPGLAAWLAPLNDKPTFLAVTAERAVSRALGGSCQVPLAAHARWDGTQLRLDAFVALPDGTRCLRASAAGPAASAAEAERLGAGVGDELLAQGAGDILAALADPAGPAGSAAAPAPSDSPT
- the ppc gene encoding phosphoenolpyruvate carboxylase; its protein translation is MTQPAARPAGRGAASAARSPAPASGQPADPQESKPSPRRRTAKSAKASGTATTAKVTGKTPAANAASIGKAAGATRAAVEGTTGSAARRSADKDLPLREDIRFLGRLLGDCLREQEGEAAFDVVETIRQTAVRFRRENDRAAGAELDRLLKRLSRDQTNSVVRAFSYFSHLANIAEDQHHNRRRRVHALAGSPPQPGSLERALADIDAAGVTGKALRKFFDEALIVPVLTAHPTEVQRKSILDAEREIARLLAERDLPMTAREREQNTARLRACVTTLWQTRMLRNTRLMVVDEIENALSYYRTTFLRGIPQLVSELEDDIAKAFPAARKGQGNVPARRLPPFFQMGTWIGGDRDGNPNVTAETLNYAARQQSMLILEWYLDELHALGAELSMSSLMVEASPALLALAEASPDRSEHRADEPYRRALIGIYARLAATSQALTGHAAPRHPVADAEPYANAEALAADVQVVIDSLRAHHGEALARTRIDALARAIDIFGFHLASIDMRQVSDVHEAVVAELFATSGVEADYAALPEARKLELLLAELRQPRLLTLPWHAYSEQTRNELAIFAKARELRARYGKRVARNYIISHTETLSDLIEVMLLQKETGLLTGALGDRRDPARMELMVIPLFETIEDLRNAAGIMQSLLDLPGFASVLAHHGGEQEVMLGYSDSNKDGGFLTSNWELYQAELALVQLFEARKVKLRLFHGRGGTVGRGGGPTYQAILSQPPGTVNGQIRLTEQGEIINSKFANAEIGRRNLETVIAATLEASLLPTQNAPKDLAAFEAAMQQLSDHAFRAYRDLVYETPGFKDYFFSTTPITEIADLNLGSRPASRKLMDKKGRRIEDLRAIPWGFSWGQCRLLLPGWYGFGSAVKAMLDGCADERAHKAALGTLRRMVKQWPFFSTLLSNMDMVLSKTDLAVASRYAQLCDDAALRKKVFSRISAEWHLTCEMLALITGRQERLAENPLLARSIKNRFAYLDPLNHLQVELLKRFRSGKDGDDIRVRRGIHLTINGVAAGLRNTG